From a region of the Candidatus Limnocylindrales bacterium genome:
- a CDS encoding choice-of-anchor Q domain-containing protein: protein MIRSFAASALAAAVLLLASAGTSPAGDAIVGNCSNDTELRNTIAAVQGEGGGNITFSCQPSTIPVTSPFPVPGHLSIDGENKIILSGGNSSRLFDVGGGGVLTLKAVILTKGSSASDGGAISNQGSLFLQHVKIQDSVSGGSGGAIVTYGTTIITDSEFANNKAINGGAIYPRFPGAQVSIENSNIHHNQATGAVSSWGGAILIWDGASVAVSNSSFHDNTARTGGAVHNMFANSSFSAQSSTFESNSATGDDGGAIYAIGPLTITDSTFSLNSTYHHGGGIEYRGQATSKIARSLFVQNHAEDSGGAIDVYQATGLTISNSTLTDNSARLGGAFANSYSYATLVNVTIAFNSSSLGPSGLQMGSFNFEDTTLQNTIVGSSTGGPNCTATAKLSSADGNLVDDDSCAPSLNKLHDLNGAAYAPIFSTLGDHGGPTLTRVPGPGSPAVDAGVTNSLTEDQRGFVRPRGDATDIGAVEVAPCPGGSALCGDANGSGDLTAGDALLALRAAVGASSCALYLCDFNASGDLTASDALLILRKSVGQLVTPSCPAKWDCHS from the coding sequence ATGATCCGATCCTTCGCGGCCTCCGCGCTTGCTGCTGCCGTCCTGCTGCTGGCCAGCGCCGGGACCAGCCCCGCCGGCGATGCCATCGTCGGCAACTGCTCGAACGACACCGAGCTTCGCAACACCATCGCGGCGGTTCAGGGGGAAGGCGGCGGCAACATCACCTTCAGCTGCCAGCCGTCCACCATCCCCGTCACCTCGCCCTTCCCGGTCCCGGGCCATCTCTCGATCGACGGCGAGAACAAGATCATCTTGAGTGGCGGCAACAGCAGCCGACTCTTCGACGTCGGCGGCGGCGGCGTGCTTACGCTCAAAGCCGTGATCCTGACGAAGGGCTCGTCGGCCAGTGACGGAGGGGCGATCTCGAACCAGGGCTCGCTGTTCCTGCAGCATGTGAAGATCCAGGACTCCGTGTCCGGTGGTAGCGGTGGCGCGATCGTCACTTACGGAACCACGATCATCACCGACAGCGAGTTCGCCAACAACAAGGCTATCAACGGAGGCGCGATCTATCCGCGATTCCCGGGCGCGCAGGTGTCGATCGAGAACAGCAACATCCATCACAACCAGGCGACCGGCGCCGTCAGTAGCTGGGGCGGCGCGATCCTGATCTGGGACGGAGCCTCCGTCGCGGTCTCGAACAGCAGCTTTCACGACAACACGGCGCGTACCGGCGGAGCCGTCCACAACATGTTCGCCAATTCGTCCTTCTCGGCACAGAGCTCGACCTTCGAGAGCAACAGCGCGACCGGAGACGACGGTGGCGCGATCTATGCGATCGGTCCACTCACCATCACGGACAGCACCTTCTCGCTCAACTCCACGTACCACCATGGCGGCGGCATCGAATACCGCGGTCAGGCAACCTCCAAGATCGCAAGGTCGCTGTTCGTCCAGAATCACGCCGAAGACAGCGGCGGCGCCATCGATGTCTACCAGGCGACTGGCCTCACGATTTCGAACTCCACGCTCACCGACAATTCGGCGCGCTTGGGCGGAGCGTTCGCGAACTCTTACTCGTACGCAACGCTGGTCAACGTGACGATCGCGTTCAACTCTTCCAGCCTCGGACCGAGCGGGCTCCAGATGGGCAGCTTCAACTTCGAGGACACGACGCTCCAGAACACGATCGTCGGCTCGAGTACCGGTGGCCCCAATTGCACTGCGACGGCCAAATTGTCCTCCGCCGACGGCAACCTCGTGGACGACGACTCCTGCGCGCCTTCGCTGAACAAGCTCCACGATCTGAACGGTGCGGCTTATGCGCCGATCTTCAGCACGCTGGGCGACCACGGCGGCCCTACGCTGACGCGCGTTCCGGGGCCGGGCAGCCCGGCGGTCGACGCCGGCGTGACGAATTCGCTCACCGAGGACCAGCGTGGATTCGTGCGTCCGCGCGGGGATGCGACTGACATCGGAGCCGTCGAAGTGGCGCCCTGTCCGGGCGGCTCCGCGCTGTGCGGCGATGCGAACGGAAGCGGCGATCTGACGGCCGGCGACGCGCTTCTGGCGCTGCGGGCTGCCGTCGGCGCCAGCTCTTGCGCGCTGTACCTGTGCGACTTCAACGCCAGCGGCGACCTGACCGCGTCGGACGCGCTCCTGATCCTGCGCAAATCGGTCGGTCAGCTGGTGACGCCGAGCTGTCCGGCCAAATGGGATTGCCATAGTTGA
- a CDS encoding 4-oxalocrotonate tautomerase family protein, whose translation MPIVTIQITREGTTPEQKAALIRGATDLLVNVLNKAPALTHVLIQEVDLEDWGVGGLPVPEYRRKLATASEH comes from the coding sequence ATGCCAATCGTGACGATCCAGATTACGCGCGAGGGAACGACGCCCGAGCAGAAGGCAGCGCTCATCAGGGGCGCAACCGATCTTCTCGTAAACGTGCTGAACAAGGCTCCCGCGCTCACGCACGTTCTCATTCAGGAAGTCGACCTCGAGGACTGGGGTGTCGGAGGACTGCCGGTGCCTGAATACCGCCGAAAACTCGCTACGGCATCAGAACACTGA
- a CDS encoding DoxX family membrane protein: MKSKLPLIARLLLGAVFLFGSLSFFLNLVPPPTDMPAPLKTFNEGLMASGYFFTLLKTTELVCGLMLVSGFFVPLALVILAPISLNIFLVHSMLAPEGLPLAIVIGLLMIYLAFFAEPYASSIRPLFRPRP; this comes from the coding sequence ATGAAATCGAAGCTACCTCTGATCGCACGCCTGCTGCTCGGCGCCGTGTTTCTCTTCGGCTCCCTGTCGTTTTTCCTCAATCTCGTACCGCCGCCGACCGACATGCCGGCGCCACTCAAGACCTTCAACGAAGGCCTGATGGCGAGCGGGTACTTCTTCACCCTGTTGAAAACGACCGAGCTCGTCTGCGGACTGATGCTTGTCTCCGGCTTCTTCGTGCCGCTCGCACTGGTCATTCTCGCGCCGATCTCGCTCAACATCTTCCTCGTCCATTCGATGCTGGCGCCGGAAGGCCTGCCGCTGGCCATCGTGATCGGCCTGCTCATGATCTACCTGGCATTCTTTGCTGAACCGTACGCGAGCAGCATCAGGCCTCTCTTCCGGCCGCGGCCCTGA
- a CDS encoding DUF4215 domain-containing protein encodes MGSLRTNSSARIPRDSWRIRSGAALIFSLLVVAYSANDGLALGPLDAGPICPDDEAATTAPMSVEQLAPACITACGDGLRSDGETCDDGNFHNGDGCSDHCSVESGFECAGEPSDCRSICGNGAIDAAESCDDGDLVEADGCSPDCTIERGWICSGAPSVCVPDCGDGAVTGTEQCDDGAVNGRQESCCSDHCMFRARGSRCDDQQVCTAGDACNGSGRCRSSGPVDCSDGDACTNDVCDPQRGCQYTFRPPPCDDAALGGTARNGSNRQPFPDRTIAMPSRASRNVAND; translated from the coding sequence ATGGGCTCACTGCGAACAAATTCTTCCGCGCGCATCCCGCGCGATTCCTGGCGTATCCGCTCCGGCGCCGCGCTGATCTTTTCGCTGCTGGTTGTCGCGTACAGCGCGAACGACGGACTCGCGCTCGGGCCACTGGATGCCGGCCCGATCTGCCCCGATGACGAAGCAGCTACGACGGCACCGATGTCCGTTGAGCAGCTCGCGCCCGCGTGCATCACCGCATGCGGCGACGGCTTGCGATCAGACGGCGAAACGTGCGACGACGGCAACTTCCACAATGGAGACGGCTGCTCGGATCACTGCAGCGTTGAGTCCGGCTTCGAGTGTGCCGGCGAGCCTTCTGACTGCCGTTCGATCTGCGGCAACGGAGCGATCGACGCTGCAGAAAGTTGCGACGACGGCGATCTCGTCGAAGCGGATGGCTGCTCTCCGGATTGCACGATCGAACGAGGCTGGATCTGTTCGGGTGCCCCGTCGGTCTGCGTCCCGGATTGCGGGGACGGTGCGGTTACCGGCACGGAGCAGTGCGACGACGGCGCCGTCAACGGTCGCCAGGAGAGCTGCTGCTCGGATCACTGCATGTTTCGCGCTCGCGGCTCCCGCTGCGACGATCAACAGGTGTGCACTGCAGGTGACGCTTGCAATGGCTCAGGTCGCTGCAGGAGCAGCGGACCTGTCGACTGCAGTGACGGCGACGCGTGCACCAACGATGTCTGCGATCCGCAGAGAGGCTGCCAGTACACCTTCCGCCCACCGCCTTGCGATGACGCGGCACTTGGCGGAACCGCTCGCAACGGGAGCAACCGTCAGCCTTTTCCGGATCGCACCATTGCGATGCCGAGTCGCGCATCCCGCAATGTGGCCAACGACTGA
- a CDS encoding helix-turn-helix domain-containing protein, protein MRTSPGPGSGISRSSAGLLVETGCLLQPDRSVTITAVSRKRFDDMNCGIAQALEAFGDWWSLLIIRDAFFGLTRFSQFERSLGIAKNILASRLEHLVDHGIFEKLDTGEAGRYSEYHLTAKGEALLTVLTALREWSDEWVFGRGKEPIFLTDRRTGKRIPRMKVRDANGREVSLRGIRAVPGPGADEETKERLSPRTSQAS, encoded by the coding sequence ATGCGGACCTCTCCCGGACCCGGCTCCGGGATCTCGCGTTCGAGTGCCGGACTACTCGTCGAAACTGGTTGCTTGCTGCAACCAGATCGTTCGGTTACAATCACTGCCGTGAGCCGTAAACGCTTCGACGACATGAACTGCGGGATCGCCCAGGCCCTGGAGGCATTCGGGGACTGGTGGAGCCTGCTCATCATTCGCGATGCGTTCTTCGGGCTCACGCGCTTCAGCCAGTTCGAGCGCAGTCTCGGCATTGCCAAGAACATCCTTGCCAGCCGGCTCGAACACCTGGTCGATCACGGAATTTTCGAAAAGCTCGATACGGGCGAGGCGGGACGATATTCCGAGTACCACCTCACCGCGAAGGGTGAAGCGCTGCTCACGGTGCTGACTGCACTTCGTGAATGGTCGGACGAGTGGGTCTTCGGGCGCGGGAAAGAACCGATTTTCCTGACGGATCGCCGGACGGGGAAGAGAATTCCCAGGATGAAGGTCCGTGACGCGAACGGACGAGAGGTGTCACTCCGCGGTATTCGCGCCGTTCCCGGTCCGGGGGCGGACGAAGAGACGAAGGAGCGCCTCTCGCCGCGAACCTCTCAAGCTTCGTGA
- a CDS encoding YfhL family 4Fe-4S dicluster ferredoxin, translating to MATMITEECINCGACEPECPNSAIYEGGVQWEAADASMHDAISDDLYYIVPQKCTECVGFFDQEQCAAVCPVDCCVPNPDLPETEETLLARAKSLHADARIPEPPPSRFRR from the coding sequence ATGGCGACCATGATCACCGAAGAATGCATCAACTGTGGAGCCTGCGAGCCCGAGTGCCCGAACAGTGCGATCTACGAGGGCGGGGTGCAGTGGGAGGCGGCCGACGCGTCGATGCACGACGCAATCTCGGATGACCTCTACTACATCGTTCCTCAAAAGTGCACGGAATGCGTCGGCTTCTTCGACCAGGAGCAATGCGCTGCGGTCTGCCCGGTCGATTGCTGTGTTCCGAACCCGGATCTCCCCGAGACAGAGGAGACGTTGCTCGCCCGAGCCAAGTCCTTGCATGCCGACGCCCGTATTCCCGAACCACCACCGTCACGCTTTCGTCGTTGA
- a CDS encoding 2-hydroxychromene-2-carboxylate isomerase: MAQDVDFFFDFISPYTYLADTQLQGIQKRTGARIRRWPMHLLKLMKRVGNVPTTVICANKMKYAGQDMGRWVSQYGVPFQMNPHLFGGDQSLSLRGALVAQEQGQETAEAYDRAIFSAFWVDAVDVNERGRLQACLDAAGLDGRKLLEAADGTRYEELLEKNTELAAERGVFGSPTFIVGEDMFFGNDRLEFLERRLRG, translated from the coding sequence ATGGCACAAGATGTAGACTTCTTCTTCGATTTCATCAGCCCGTACACGTATCTGGCCGACACCCAACTGCAGGGAATCCAGAAGCGAACCGGCGCCCGCATTCGGCGCTGGCCGATGCACCTTCTCAAGCTGATGAAGCGTGTCGGGAACGTTCCCACGACGGTCATCTGTGCGAACAAGATGAAGTACGCGGGCCAGGACATGGGCCGCTGGGTGTCGCAATATGGCGTCCCTTTCCAGATGAACCCGCACCTCTTCGGTGGGGACCAGAGCCTCTCGCTGAGAGGAGCGCTCGTCGCGCAGGAGCAGGGCCAGGAAACTGCGGAGGCTTACGACCGGGCGATTTTCAGTGCGTTCTGGGTCGACGCCGTCGATGTGAACGAACGCGGGCGACTGCAGGCCTGCCTCGACGCAGCGGGGCTCGACGGGAGGAAGCTCCTCGAGGCGGCAGACGGCACCAGGTACGAGGAACTTCTCGAGAAAAACACCGAGCTCGCGGCCGAACGGGGTGTCTTCGGATCTCCGACGTTCATCGTCGGCGAGGACATGTTCTTCGGCAACGATCGCCTCGAGTTTCTCGAGCGGCGCCTGCGCGGCTGA
- a CDS encoding SDR family NAD(P)-dependent oxidoreductase, which produces MAQKLPVALVSGVGPGTGAAITRRFARGGYAVAMLARDKDRLAALEREIENTHGYSCDVADEAQVEATLQRVSSDLGAPAVLVHNAVGGAFGTFLEIEPEVLNRNFQVNTMALLHLARRVAPAMIERGKGAVIVTGNTSALRGRQKFAGFAPTKAAQRILAEAMARDLGPTGVHVAYVVIDAVIDVEWTRAMFSKPEGDPFFAQPSAIAEEVWHVAHQERSAWSFNVEVRPFAENW; this is translated from the coding sequence ATGGCACAGAAACTTCCCGTCGCTCTGGTGAGCGGCGTCGGACCCGGAACCGGCGCGGCGATCACGCGTCGCTTCGCACGCGGCGGCTACGCCGTGGCAATGCTGGCGCGGGACAAGGACCGCCTCGCCGCGCTCGAGCGCGAGATCGAGAACACCCACGGGTACTCGTGCGACGTGGCGGACGAGGCGCAGGTTGAGGCGACGTTGCAGAGAGTGTCGAGCGACCTCGGCGCGCCGGCCGTCCTCGTTCACAACGCCGTCGGCGGTGCTTTCGGGACCTTCCTCGAGATCGAGCCGGAAGTCCTGAACCGGAATTTTCAAGTGAATACCATGGCGCTTCTGCATCTCGCCCGAAGAGTCGCACCGGCGATGATCGAGAGAGGCAAGGGCGCCGTCATCGTAACCGGAAACACGTCGGCTCTGAGGGGACGACAGAAATTTGCCGGCTTCGCTCCGACGAAGGCCGCGCAGCGAATTCTTGCCGAAGCCATGGCGCGCGACCTCGGGCCGACGGGGGTTCACGTCGCTTACGTCGTCATCGATGCGGTGATCGACGTCGAGTGGACGCGGGCGATGTTCTCCAAGCCAGAAGGAGACCCGTTCTTCGCCCAGCCCTCCGCGATTGCCGAGGAAGTGTGGCACGTCGCGCATCAGGAGCGCTCTGCCTGGTCGTTCAACGTCGAAGTACGGCCTTTCGCCGAGAACTGGTAA